The Candidatus Acidulodesulfobacterium acidiphilum genome includes a window with the following:
- the hisZ gene encoding ATP phosphoribosyltransferase regulatory subunit translates to MFRVIVNKKNLTFSSQPPPGTRDFLIAETDNIDRVADTLLDEFSRWGYGKVITPSIDFLDVFLLSSKARELFKVADISTGEMLSLRSDFTPQIARLSSALKNSVALPYKFSYCGPVLRNLDPVLGRPREIWQAGVESVGPESPESDAELIIMGIESLKRLGVEDFSVDIGNVEFFKGIVSDIDRAVREKIEEFILRKDSSGLNVFLDGVSIPQKKKEVISELPFIFGEKSVIKKAWKMASDEKSQEALETLERILSYIKYYKLEEYITIDLGEIRGLNYYTGTIFECFAPHVGYEIFGGGRYNNLIGRFGENCAGAGFAVNLDTLCRYGDFSQSGFKKRDFLVFNKTADKKPEVEIILFLRKKGYAVETNFMNYGYLETVKYMKENRIKKIINITEDHILFGDINTGKEIKFKNISELKKFTENI, encoded by the coding sequence ATATTTAGAGTTATAGTGAACAAGAAAAACTTGACGTTTTCTTCTCAGCCGCCTCCCGGAACCAGAGATTTTTTAATTGCTGAAACGGATAATATCGACAGGGTTGCAGATACGCTTCTTGACGAATTCTCTAGATGGGGTTACGGAAAGGTTATAACTCCAAGCATAGATTTTTTAGACGTGTTTTTATTGAGTTCTAAAGCACGCGAACTTTTTAAAGTTGCCGATATAAGCACCGGCGAGATGCTGTCATTGAGAAGCGATTTTACTCCTCAGATAGCAAGGTTAAGCTCGGCATTAAAAAATTCGGTCGCCCTGCCTTATAAGTTTTCTTACTGCGGTCCGGTTTTAAGGAATTTAGACCCGGTTCTAGGCAGACCCAGAGAAATATGGCAAGCAGGGGTAGAATCGGTCGGACCGGAAAGTCCCGAAAGCGATGCAGAGCTCATAATAATGGGCATTGAATCTTTAAAGCGGCTCGGAGTTGAAGATTTCAGCGTAGACATAGGAAACGTAGAATTTTTTAAAGGAATCGTATCCGACATAGACCGCGCCGTAAGAGAAAAAATAGAAGAATTTATTTTAAGAAAAGATTCTTCGGGCTTAAACGTTTTTCTTGACGGAGTTTCTATACCGCAAAAAAAGAAAGAAGTTATAAGCGAGCTTCCGTTTATTTTCGGCGAAAAATCCGTTATAAAAAAAGCATGGAAAATGGCTTCCGACGAAAAGTCGCAAGAAGCGTTGGAAACCCTTGAGCGGATACTTTCGTATATAAAATATTATAAGTTAGAAGAATATATAACTATAGACCTTGGCGAGATAAGAGGGTTAAACTATTATACCGGAACAATATTTGAATGTTTTGCGCCCCATGTAGGTTACGAAATTTTCGGAGGCGGAAGATATAACAATTTAATCGGCAGGTTCGGCGAGAATTGTGCCGGAGCGGGTTTTGCAGTAAATCTCGATACTTTATGCAGATATGGCGATTTTTCGCAAAGCGGATTTAAAAAAAGAGATTTTCTTGTTTTTAATAAAACGGCCGACAAAAAACCTGAGGTCGAAATTATTTTATTTTTGCGCAAAAAAGGATATGCCGTAGAAACAAATTTTATGAACTACGGATATTTAGAGACCGTAAAATATATGAAGGAAAATAGAATAAAAAAAATTATAAACATAACGGAAGACCATATTTTGTTCGGCGATATAAATACCGGCAAAGAAATAAAATTTAAAAATATATCGGAACTTAAAAAATTTACCGAAAATATATAA